In a genomic window of Mageeibacillus indolicus UPII9-5:
- a CDS encoding M3 family oligoendopeptidase has translation MNEKWSLDALYTGLDSAKFKADWQELRELIAANRNLSDPATTVAAIKARLQVFSRLSVLANSLEGYLYLRTSADTSDIEAENLLEQIQTACNELKPAEVAFCRSIAAFTPWEDLITDPDLADLKYYLERKRAESKYLLSSEEEELAAGLNMAGGNAWSALFDQLTANLQMDFQGKKCTLADIRNYAYDSEASVREAAYRAELASYKEIAVPVSFALNSIKKQAKFMSRRRGFASPLDEAVFDSFMSRETLDALLGAIRERLPLFRRYLKAKAKYLGHSGALPWWDLFAPLGRTNHTYTLDEAKDLLVKAFNKLHPPIAELMRRAFDEAWIDFWPRPGKVGGAFCSNLPQIKQSRILTNFNGSFDAVDTLAHELGHAYHGYRIQNHLPLNWDYSMPVAETASTFNETHLTLMSLADTDDREEKLAILEGVLCNTCQTVVDIYSRFLFEEAVFDTCDRGRLTVEECCETMHKAQLEAYGEAIIPETLHPYMWACKGHYYSSYMGYYNFPYAFGALLAIGLYSRYQAEGAPFMPKYDQFLTMTTVASAEDTARSVGIDLTNQEFWLSGLDTFGTFVEQFEKLVWEIY, from the coding sequence ATGAATGAAAAATGGTCACTGGACGCGCTGTATACCGGCTTGGATTCAGCTAAATTTAAGGCGGATTGGCAGGAACTGCGTGAGCTGATTGCCGCCAACCGAAATCTTTCTGATCCTGCTACAACCGTAGCTGCGATTAAGGCGCGTTTGCAAGTTTTTTCCCGTTTATCCGTACTTGCTAATTCGCTGGAAGGATATCTGTACTTGCGCACGTCGGCCGATACCTCAGATATCGAGGCAGAAAATTTGCTTGAACAGATTCAGACGGCTTGCAATGAATTAAAGCCGGCTGAAGTCGCCTTTTGCCGGAGCATTGCGGCTTTCACGCCTTGGGAGGACTTGATTACCGATCCTGATTTGGCGGATTTAAAGTATTATTTGGAACGCAAACGGGCCGAGAGCAAATATTTGCTCAGCAGTGAAGAAGAAGAACTGGCGGCCGGTTTGAACATGGCCGGCGGCAATGCGTGGAGTGCCTTATTCGATCAGCTTACGGCTAATTTACAGATGGATTTTCAAGGGAAAAAATGCACTTTGGCTGACATTCGCAACTATGCTTATGACAGCGAAGCGTCTGTGCGCGAGGCTGCATACCGGGCGGAGCTGGCCTCATATAAAGAAATCGCTGTTCCGGTTTCTTTCGCCCTGAATTCCATAAAAAAACAGGCCAAATTTATGAGTCGGCGGCGCGGTTTTGCCAGCCCATTGGATGAAGCGGTGTTCGATTCGTTTATGAGCCGGGAAACCCTTGATGCTTTGCTGGGGGCGATCCGCGAACGTCTGCCTTTATTTCGGCGCTATCTCAAAGCCAAGGCGAAATACCTCGGCCATTCGGGGGCCTTACCATGGTGGGATTTGTTCGCGCCGCTGGGTCGGACAAACCACACTTACACTTTGGATGAAGCAAAAGACCTGCTGGTCAAGGCTTTTAATAAACTTCATCCTCCCATCGCCGAATTGATGCGCCGGGCTTTTGATGAAGCTTGGATCGATTTCTGGCCGCGGCCGGGAAAAGTGGGCGGTGCTTTTTGCTCTAATCTCCCGCAAATAAAGCAAAGTCGAATTTTGACCAACTTCAATGGCAGCTTTGATGCGGTCGACACTTTGGCGCATGAACTCGGCCATGCTTATCACGGCTATCGTATTCAAAATCATCTGCCGCTTAATTGGGACTATTCGATGCCGGTAGCGGAAACGGCCTCAACTTTTAATGAGACACATTTGACGTTGATGTCCTTGGCCGACACTGATGATCGGGAAGAAAAACTGGCAATCTTGGAAGGTGTTTTATGCAACACTTGCCAAACCGTTGTCGATATTTATTCGCGGTTCCTATTCGAAGAAGCGGTTTTTGATACCTGTGATCGAGGGCGGCTTACGGTGGAAGAGTGTTGCGAAACAATGCATAAGGCGCAGTTGGAAGCTTATGGCGAAGCAATTATTCCGGAAACCCTCCATCCGTATATGTGGGCGTGCAAGGGACATTATTATTCTTCATATATGGGCTATTACAACTTTCCTTATGCCTTCGGAGCTTTGCTGGCCATCGGTTTGTACAGCCGTTATCAGGCGGAGGGAGCTCCATTCATGCCTAAATACGACCAATTCTTGACCATGACCACAGTCGCTTCGGCGGAAGATACGGCTCGTTCGGTGGGAATTGATTTGACGAATCAGGAATTTTGGCTGAGCGGTTTGGATACATTCGGAACGTTCGTCGAGCAGTTTGAGAAATTAGTATGGGAAATATATTAG
- a CDS encoding alanine/glycine:cation symporter family protein codes for MDFIMNIVKTVSDWLWSYPLLILIVGGGLFVAFRLGLVQIRYFGYMMSQTFGKIFVKKHEGEGTVTPFQAACTALASSIGAANIVVVPSIIFTAGPGAVFWMWLAAFIGMSTKYTEIVLGMKYREKNVDGEYIGGPAYYLKKGLGGPIGKVLGFCVSFFFMIEILPSITVQTLSAVNPLRELGFPTWLAVGLIFVVVALVVYGGVKRIGQVTELMVPIMAVIYVIFALIVIVLHASAIPGAIRDIFVGAFNPKAIAGGAVGVTFMAAVKSGIARGVYSNEAGMGSAPYGHAAAVVDHPCRQGFWGVFEVTGDTVIVCTMSALVVLTTGVWKNPDVKSSVAVYSAFTQVFGTLGGVIIAISLFLFVLSTIIVIVFYAEKQGEYLFGTKIGKVVRLIASLMILAALVITFEKAGSILDLSLALVIIPNMIGVVYLSGEVRKLTKEFFSNPKFYERLRK; via the coding sequence ATGGATTTTATTATGAATATCGTCAAAACGGTATCCGATTGGTTGTGGAGCTACCCTTTGCTGATTTTGATCGTCGGCGGCGGTTTGTTTGTTGCTTTCAGACTGGGGTTGGTACAGATTAGATACTTTGGCTACATGATGAGCCAGACATTCGGCAAGATTTTTGTCAAAAAGCATGAAGGCGAAGGTACTGTAACCCCGTTCCAAGCGGCTTGCACTGCTTTGGCCTCATCAATCGGTGCAGCCAACATTGTTGTTGTCCCGTCGATTATCTTTACTGCTGGACCCGGGGCCGTCTTCTGGATGTGGCTTGCAGCTTTCATCGGTATGAGCACGAAGTATACAGAAATCGTTCTCGGCATGAAGTATCGTGAGAAGAACGTTGACGGCGAATACATCGGCGGTCCCGCTTACTATTTGAAAAAAGGTTTGGGCGGCCCAATCGGCAAAGTACTGGGTTTCTGTGTATCCTTCTTCTTTATGATTGAGATTCTGCCGTCAATTACCGTGCAGACTTTGTCCGCGGTCAATCCGTTGCGTGAACTTGGCTTCCCGACTTGGCTGGCTGTCGGTCTAATTTTCGTCGTTGTCGCCTTGGTCGTTTACGGTGGTGTTAAACGTATCGGGCAGGTAACCGAGCTTATGGTACCGATTATGGCGGTTATCTACGTTATTTTTGCTTTGATTGTCATTGTCCTGCACGCGTCCGCAATCCCCGGCGCGATCAGAGATATCTTTGTCGGTGCCTTCAATCCTAAAGCAATTGCCGGTGGAGCGGTTGGCGTGACATTTATGGCTGCAGTTAAAAGTGGTATCGCCCGCGGTGTGTACTCCAATGAAGCCGGTATGGGTTCTGCGCCTTACGGCCATGCCGCTGCCGTGGTTGATCATCCTTGTCGCCAAGGTTTCTGGGGTGTGTTTGAGGTCACCGGTGATACAGTTATCGTTTGCACCATGTCGGCTTTGGTAGTGTTGACGACCGGGGTATGGAAGAATCCTGATGTTAAGTCAAGCGTTGCCGTTTATTCCGCTTTTACACAAGTTTTCGGCACTTTGGGCGGCGTGATTATTGCGATAAGCTTGTTCCTGTTCGTTCTTTCAACTATCATCGTCATTGTCTTCTATGCTGAAAAACAGGGTGAATATCTTTTCGGTACCAAAATTGGTAAGGTCGTCCGGCTGATTGCCAGCTTGATGATTCTTGCGGCCTTGGTTATTACTTTTGAAAAAGCAGGCTCCATCCTTGACTTGAGCTTGGCTTTGGTTATCATCCCGAATATGATCGGTGTTGTATATTTGAGTGGCGAAGTTCGTAAGCTGACCAAGGAATTTTTCAGCAATCCTAAGTTCTACGAGAGATTGCGCAAGTAA
- the arcC gene encoding carbamate kinase: MGKIVAALGGNALGHTPEAQLEAVAKAAVAIVNLAESGNELILAHGNGPQVGMIKLAMDSGCKHEDKVPYVALKECGAMSQGYIGYHLQQAIQNEYRRLGKTKAVATVITQVEVDPDDKAFANPSKPVGNFYTKEEAEKMAAANGLTFVEDAGRGYRQVVPSPLPKKIVELDTVRTMVENNIMVIAVGGGGIPVVATPNGYQGVDAVIDKDNSSAKLADELDADQLIILTAVEKVAINFNTPAQKDLDSLSIAEAEKYIAEGQFAKGSMLPKVQACLAFVKAKPGRSAIITGLFNAREALEGKTGTLIHS; encoded by the coding sequence ATGGGAAAGATTGTTGCCGCCCTAGGCGGAAATGCTCTGGGGCATACCCCGGAAGCTCAGTTGGAGGCGGTTGCCAAAGCAGCTGTGGCCATTGTTAATTTGGCTGAATCAGGCAATGAGCTTATTTTGGCACACGGTAATGGACCGCAGGTAGGAATGATCAAGTTGGCCATGGACAGTGGGTGTAAGCATGAAGATAAAGTGCCTTATGTGGCTCTGAAAGAATGCGGTGCCATGAGTCAAGGCTATATCGGCTATCACCTGCAACAGGCTATTCAAAACGAATACCGACGTTTGGGCAAAACTAAAGCAGTTGCAACTGTAATTACACAGGTTGAAGTTGATCCGGATGATAAGGCTTTTGCAAATCCAAGCAAGCCGGTCGGCAATTTTTACACTAAAGAAGAAGCGGAAAAAATGGCCGCGGCAAACGGGTTGACCTTTGTCGAGGACGCGGGGCGCGGTTATCGTCAGGTAGTGCCTTCCCCGTTACCGAAAAAAATTGTTGAACTCGATACCGTGCGCACTATGGTTGAAAATAATATCATGGTTATCGCTGTCGGCGGCGGCGGAATACCGGTTGTCGCTACTCCGAACGGGTATCAAGGCGTAGATGCGGTTATCGACAAAGACAACTCTTCGGCTAAGCTGGCGGATGAATTGGACGCTGATCAACTGATTATCTTGACCGCCGTAGAAAAAGTGGCGATCAACTTCAACACTCCGGCGCAAAAAGATTTGGACAGCTTGTCAATTGCCGAGGCCGAAAAATATATCGCCGAAGGGCAATTCGCCAAGGGCAGCATGTTGCCTAAAGTACAGGCTTGTTTGGCGTTTGTCAAAGCCAAGCCGGGACGTTCGGCCATTATTACTGGCTTATTTAATGCCCGGGAAGCTCTGGAGGGAAAAACAGGAACCCTGATTCACAGCTGA
- the argF gene encoding ornithine carbamoyltransferase: protein MAKNLSGRSYLKLLDFEPSDVRYLLDLSKNFKDMKRAGVPHRWLEGKNIVLLFEKTSTRTRCSFEVAGMDLGMGVTYLDPGSSQMGKKESIADTARVLGRMYDGIEYRGYSQDLVTELSNYAGVPVWNGLTDQFHPTQMLADLLTIEEHFGYLKGLNFVFMGDARNNMGNSLMIACAMMGVNYTACAPAELFPAEDLVVKAREIAARQGCTVTLESDVKKATAGANVIYTDIWVSMGEPDEIWAHRIKVLKPYQVNKAVMDNADPEAIFMHCLPSFHDRKTTIGEQIFEKFGLPEMEVTDEVFESDKSVVFEEAENRMHTIKAVVYATLR, encoded by the coding sequence ATGGCTAAAAATTTAAGCGGAAGATCATATTTAAAACTGCTGGACTTTGAACCCTCAGATGTACGCTATCTGCTTGATTTATCCAAAAATTTTAAAGATATGAAACGTGCCGGTGTGCCGCATCGCTGGTTGGAAGGGAAGAATATCGTTCTGCTTTTCGAGAAAACTTCTACTCGCACCCGCTGCTCTTTTGAGGTTGCCGGAATGGATCTGGGCATGGGCGTTACCTACCTTGATCCGGGCTCATCCCAAATGGGCAAGAAAGAAAGCATCGCTGACACCGCACGGGTACTCGGCAGAATGTATGACGGTATTGAATATCGTGGCTACAGCCAAGATTTGGTAACTGAACTGTCCAATTACGCCGGTGTTCCGGTTTGGAATGGCCTGACCGACCAATTCCATCCGACCCAAATGTTGGCGGATTTGCTGACTATTGAAGAACATTTTGGCTATTTGAAAGGCCTGAACTTCGTCTTTATGGGCGATGCCAGAAACAATATGGGTAACTCCTTAATGATAGCCTGCGCCATGATGGGCGTGAACTACACAGCCTGCGCTCCAGCTGAACTTTTCCCGGCGGAGGACCTCGTAGTTAAAGCCCGTGAAATAGCCGCTCGCCAGGGCTGCACTGTAACCCTCGAGTCCGACGTGAAGAAAGCTACGGCCGGCGCGAACGTTATTTATACTGATATTTGGGTATCTATGGGCGAACCCGACGAGATCTGGGCGCACCGAATCAAGGTTTTGAAACCATACCAAGTAAATAAAGCGGTTATGGACAACGCAGATCCTGAAGCGATTTTCATGCACTGCCTGCCGTCCTTCCACGATCGCAAAACCACGATCGGTGAGCAAATTTTCGAGAAATTTGGCTTGCCGGAGATGGAAGTTACCGATGAAGTGTTTGAATCGGACAAGTCCGTCGTGTTTGAGGAAGCAGAAAACAGAATGCACACAATCAAAGCAGTTGTTTATGCTACCTTGAGATAA
- a CDS encoding helix-turn-helix transcriptional regulator, whose protein sequence is MRIIPDKFPAETGTGIHRAGTTGSAGTETTGAAGTGTTGATSTETTGAAGKQSAEVERTQAARTGRVRKQVARVARTEAVIPGIIEGKLKMRKQNAMLAQIAAFDYQIDREPTEPLLHQTGRMLYITDGHGKIVIQDKVYQLFPGLIVVLMPWQVSQIIEVREPLRYILLAFNYTYINYLIKNNFESGDNYERLRDILYSVSTLYPRESTRQEFFSLFSSFAFLLDAGDDLYRPDSKSHDISVSIRTGLQAAFSAGKSNEWSHWAAVRLTSRLMELLAMYALEVKATTGEGNIVPADKVPDSYNPTRFFQYLYHNLDTYPTLKSAAEQFMMSESTLNRFVRRTTGENYTDLVKDMRIMKIIDFLLYSDFSLQEIAGFLGYKDASYISRLIHEKTGLHAQEIREQPHRANLLNRDRGLAKARAVCKYIGENYQSDISAIQVAETFDISTGALTVMLKETFDKTFNELLNEFRLSKACVLLLTTDMEITEIAFHVGYNSIKTFVRNFKAKYTYTPSSFRTTIHLQDVDLQDAD, encoded by the coding sequence TTGAGAATTATACCTGATAAATTTCCGGCTGAAACCGGAACAGGAATCCACCGTGCAGGAACTACAGGATCCGCCGGCACAGAAACTACAGGAGCTGCCGGCACAGGAACTACAGGAGCCACCAGCACAGAAACTACAGGAGCTGCCGGCAAGCAATCGGCAGAAGTAGAGCGCACACAAGCTGCGCGAACCGGCCGTGTGCGCAAGCAAGTTGCCAGGGTCGCCCGTACAGAAGCAGTCATACCCGGAATTATTGAAGGGAAACTCAAAATGCGCAAACAAAACGCAATGTTGGCGCAAATAGCTGCCTTCGATTATCAAATTGACCGCGAACCTACCGAACCGCTGTTGCACCAAACGGGACGAATGCTTTATATCACCGACGGTCACGGCAAAATTGTCATTCAAGATAAGGTCTATCAGCTTTTCCCTGGCCTCATAGTTGTCCTGATGCCTTGGCAAGTTTCACAGATCATTGAAGTTCGAGAGCCGTTACGTTATATACTTTTGGCTTTCAACTATACGTATATCAACTATTTAATAAAAAACAATTTTGAATCCGGCGACAATTACGAGCGTTTGCGCGACATCCTATACAGCGTAAGTACGCTATATCCTCGCGAATCAACCCGGCAAGAATTTTTTAGCCTCTTCAGCAGCTTTGCTTTCTTGCTCGACGCCGGGGATGATCTTTATCGGCCGGACAGCAAAAGCCACGATATTTCCGTTTCTATAAGGACCGGATTGCAGGCGGCTTTCAGTGCCGGCAAAAGTAATGAATGGTCACACTGGGCGGCTGTTCGCCTGACCTCGCGACTGATGGAACTCTTGGCAATGTATGCGTTAGAAGTAAAAGCAACGACCGGCGAAGGAAACATCGTTCCGGCTGACAAAGTACCCGACTCCTACAACCCTACCCGCTTTTTTCAGTATCTTTACCACAATTTGGATACCTACCCGACTTTAAAATCAGCCGCTGAGCAATTCATGATGAGTGAATCCACCTTGAACCGTTTTGTGCGTCGGACAACCGGTGAAAATTACACCGATTTGGTAAAAGATATGCGGATAATGAAAATTATTGATTTTTTACTTTATTCCGACTTTTCGTTGCAAGAAATCGCCGGTTTTCTCGGCTACAAAGACGCCTCATATATTTCTCGTCTTATTCACGAAAAAACGGGGCTACATGCGCAGGAAATACGCGAACAACCACATCGGGCAAATTTGCTCAACCGTGACCGCGGTTTGGCCAAGGCAAGGGCCGTCTGTAAATACATCGGCGAAAACTATCAGAGCGATATTTCAGCTATCCAAGTAGCGGAAACGTTTGACATTTCCACCGGGGCACTTACCGTGATGCTCAAAGAAACTTTCGACAAAACGTTTAACGAACTGCTGAATGAATTCAGGTTATCCAAGGCCTGTGTTTTACTGTTGACCACTGACATGGAAATCACCGAAATCGCTTTTCATGTCGGCTACAATTCCATCAAAACTTTTGTCCGCAATTTCAAAGCCAAGTATACTTACACCCCAAGTAGTTTTCGTACAACGATACATTTGCAAGATGTTGACCTCCAAGACGCAGATTAA
- a CDS encoding fused N-dimethylarginine dimethylaminohydrolase/saccharopine dehydrogenase domain-containing protein, producing MNFKIPAFTPPDFANDFPTNAPDVTLEAVKEDGLSPLNYHALSIFPEYFKINGKWILAVQSRMDTVCVANDTPGEESVSIVEFRNLKKGDKVVIGRTEDGSEGIYVYTKGFKAAGGNDDTFAFRAGRSRETAFSMDYDNLSDLLKYEKSHNGYVTWVLGSAISLDRSSRAALEQLVRGGFVQAIFCGTATAAFDLECGIYDSSWGQKEFYAEGNTNDNYYKTINLARKYGSLQALTESGMVKDGFVKACIECGVDLVIAGTIRDRFTLPGTYDNVYEAQNAMRKHTRKTTSIIMVSAVLFTIATGNMTPSYNEFDGVIRPIYMYTVDIQEFTVNKLSDRGTLTAVSIVTNGQDFMTNIGQALS from the coding sequence ATGAATTTTAAAATACCAGCTTTCACGCCACCCGATTTTGCCAACGATTTTCCGACTAATGCGCCTGACGTCACTTTGGAAGCCGTAAAAGAGGATGGCTTATCCCCCCTCAATTATCACGCCTTATCTATCTTTCCTGAATATTTCAAGATCAATGGCAAATGGATTTTGGCCGTACAATCTCGCATGGATACAGTCTGCGTCGCCAATGACACGCCGGGCGAAGAATCCGTCAGTATTGTCGAATTCCGCAACCTGAAAAAAGGCGATAAAGTAGTTATTGGGCGAACTGAGGACGGTTCAGAAGGCATCTACGTCTATACAAAAGGTTTCAAAGCTGCCGGGGGTAACGACGATACTTTCGCGTTTCGGGCCGGGCGATCGCGTGAAACCGCTTTCAGTATGGATTATGACAATCTGTCTGATCTACTGAAATATGAGAAATCCCATAACGGTTATGTAACTTGGGTTCTCGGTTCGGCAATCTCGCTTGACCGCTCTTCCCGTGCTGCCTTGGAACAGCTTGTACGCGGCGGCTTTGTACAGGCGATCTTCTGCGGCACCGCCACGGCCGCTTTTGACCTTGAGTGCGGTATTTACGATTCGTCTTGGGGGCAAAAAGAATTCTATGCCGAAGGGAATACCAATGACAATTATTACAAAACAATCAATTTGGCACGCAAGTACGGGTCTTTGCAGGCCTTGACGGAAAGCGGCATGGTCAAAGATGGTTTCGTCAAAGCATGTATTGAATGCGGCGTTGATCTCGTCATAGCTGGGACAATTCGGGATCGATTCACCCTGCCCGGTACATATGACAATGTGTATGAGGCGCAAAACGCCATGCGTAAGCATACTCGTAAAACCACTTCCATTATCATGGTCTCGGCCGTTCTTTTTACCATTGCTACTGGCAATATGACCCCTTCATATAACGAATTTGACGGAGTTATTCGCCCAATCTACATGTACACTGTCGACATCCAGGAATTTACGGTCAACAAGCTCTCTGACCGAGGTACGTTGACCGCTGTTTCCATCGTAACTAACGGGCAAGACTTCATGACCAATATTGGACAGGCTTTGAGCTGA
- a CDS encoding phospho-sugar mutase codes for MVTKWTDKWQENLQSWLACPFVPAELRDSASFPGNEKNIVDLREIKSETNWPKELRDYLSDAFAAELSFGTAGLRGKMGVGLNRMNVYTVAVASQGVAAWLRSKYSADRCSEAGVVIGYDTRHNSQLFAEVAATVFAANGVAVALFPTYCQTPMLAYAIRPLQALAGIMVTASHNPAVYNGYKLYGSDGIQVGQEEVDQITKFISTEYTAVDFEEALQEQQISYVHQTIERDYIEKTIHQLTPPVGAGGIKIAYTAMHGTGAKIVLPLLRAGGFTNVVTVKEQIEPDGDFPTAPAPNPEFPKATVLLRELAAKEKADLALATDPDADRLAVVIPDNAGEYHQLTGNQTAAFLADYWLSFLKNNHKLPANAAIVKSIVTADLGRSIAATFGVHLEESLTGFKDICGKIREFQANSTYEYVMGYEESIGYALGRNVLDKDGCSAAYIFAHAAASYKAQGLSLWDAWEGICRKYGYLGETTLNIVREGQIGKKFMAYVMDHFRLEAPLTLAGSKLDYFEDFLSSYRGKITYDGITRSIIKTGVINLRSSNVMRYHFADGNWYALRPSGTEPKLKVYLYASADSQAAADAKVKVMTDEVQAVIDALEAKFKAE; via the coding sequence ATGGTGACAAAATGGACTGATAAATGGCAGGAAAACTTACAAAGCTGGTTAGCTTGCCCCTTTGTGCCGGCCGAATTAAGAGATTCCGCCAGTTTTCCCGGCAACGAAAAAAACATCGTTGATTTACGAGAAATAAAAAGTGAAACCAATTGGCCCAAAGAATTGCGCGACTACCTCAGTGACGCTTTTGCGGCTGAACTAAGTTTCGGGACTGCCGGCTTACGCGGCAAGATGGGGGTAGGCCTCAACCGAATGAATGTCTACACGGTTGCCGTCGCTTCCCAAGGCGTTGCCGCTTGGCTCAGAAGCAAATACAGTGCCGATCGCTGCAGCGAAGCCGGCGTGGTCATCGGTTATGACACGCGGCACAATTCCCAACTCTTTGCTGAAGTCGCGGCCACAGTTTTTGCCGCCAACGGAGTAGCGGTAGCTCTGTTTCCGACCTACTGCCAGACACCCATGCTGGCCTACGCTATCAGACCTTTGCAAGCTTTAGCTGGAATAATGGTAACCGCATCGCATAATCCAGCCGTATATAATGGTTATAAATTATATGGATCAGACGGCATTCAAGTCGGGCAAGAAGAAGTTGATCAAATAACCAAATTTATTTCAACCGAATATACAGCGGTCGATTTTGAAGAAGCTCTGCAAGAACAACAAATCAGCTATGTGCATCAAACTATTGAACGCGATTACATAGAAAAAACGATTCATCAACTGACCCCGCCCGTCGGCGCCGGCGGCATAAAAATTGCTTATACCGCTATGCACGGCACAGGAGCCAAGATAGTCCTTCCCCTTTTACGTGCCGGCGGTTTCACCAACGTTGTGACAGTAAAGGAACAAATCGAACCGGACGGCGACTTTCCGACCGCCCCAGCCCCCAATCCCGAATTTCCCAAAGCTACCGTTTTGTTGCGCGAACTGGCAGCGAAAGAAAAAGCGGATCTGGCCTTGGCAACCGATCCCGACGCTGATCGTCTAGCTGTGGTCATTCCGGATAACGCCGGAGAATATCACCAGCTTACCGGCAACCAAACGGCCGCTTTTTTGGCTGATTACTGGCTTTCTTTCCTCAAAAACAACCATAAATTGCCGGCCAATGCCGCCATCGTAAAGTCCATCGTCACAGCTGATCTCGGCCGATCAATTGCCGCAACTTTCGGGGTCCATTTGGAAGAATCTTTGACCGGATTTAAAGATATTTGTGGTAAAATACGTGAATTTCAGGCCAATTCCACTTATGAGTATGTTATGGGGTATGAAGAAAGCATCGGCTACGCCCTAGGTCGGAATGTTTTGGACAAAGACGGTTGCTCGGCTGCCTATATTTTTGCGCATGCCGCAGCCTCTTACAAAGCTCAAGGGCTCAGCTTATGGGATGCTTGGGAAGGAATTTGTCGCAAGTACGGCTATTTGGGCGAAACCACCCTTAATATTGTCCGTGAGGGGCAAATTGGGAAAAAGTTCATGGCCTACGTCATGGATCACTTCCGTTTGGAGGCACCTCTCACTTTAGCGGGCAGCAAATTAGACTATTTTGAAGATTTTCTTTCGTCTTACCGCGGCAAAATTACCTATGACGGCATCACTCGCAGCATTATTAAAACTGGGGTTATCAATTTACGTTCATCCAATGTTATGCGATATCATTTTGCTGATGGGAACTGGTATGCCCTGCGCCCGTCCGGTACGGAGCCAAAACTAAAAGTTTATTTATATGCCTCGGCAGATTCGCAAGCGGCAGCTGATGCCAAGGTAAAAGTTATGACCGATGAAGTTCAGGCTGTAATTGACGCTCTTGAAGCCAAATTCAAAGCGGAGTAG
- a CDS encoding DUF1934 domain-containing protein, translating to MAKAREAEKVYEAEGADKAQGAKNAVGIEPSTQASLPNAWPELSGGSWQVRLVWTQQAAGGRPERKIYRGVLSIVSNYLELSYIEDDSLHRCGSAYCRSDTVQPGQTATWRIKLPLISGERSHELSHNITDSSSSGHRIILQRRPHNAMEFVFDMAAPNQVLTVNTEYGSLELDYFTHQVDFSMDEKGGKLKVVYELADQAGSDVGTIFTCSIEYRLIFRSR from the coding sequence ATGGCGAAGGCAAGGGAAGCAGAAAAAGTGTATGAGGCGGAGGGGGCAGATAAAGCCCAGGGTGCGAAGAACGCTGTTGGCATAGAGCCTTCGACACAGGCGAGTCTACCTAATGCGTGGCCGGAACTTTCTGGCGGTTCATGGCAGGTGCGTTTGGTTTGGACGCAGCAGGCGGCAGGGGGCAGGCCGGAGCGAAAAATTTATCGCGGTGTTTTGTCGATAGTATCCAATTATCTCGAACTAAGCTATATTGAGGATGATTCTCTCCACAGATGTGGATCCGCTTACTGTCGTTCAGATACGGTTCAGCCGGGACAAACGGCAACTTGGCGAATTAAGCTGCCCCTTATATCCGGTGAACGTTCCCACGAATTATCCCACAACATCACAGATTCGTCCTCATCTGGTCACCGCATAATTTTGCAACGACGCCCGCATAACGCTATGGAATTTGTATTTGATATGGCCGCGCCTAATCAGGTTTTGACTGTAAATACCGAATACGGCAGCTTGGAGCTTGATTATTTTACCCATCAGGTGGATTTTTCGATGGACGAAAAGGGCGGCAAGCTGAAAGTGGTCTATGAATTGGCGGATCAGGCCGGTTCGGACGTTGGCACAATATTTACGTGTAGTATCGAATATCGTTTAATTTTTAGGAGCCGTTAA